One region of Solea senegalensis isolate Sse05_10M linkage group LG14, IFAPA_SoseM_1, whole genome shotgun sequence genomic DNA includes:
- the LOC122781276 gene encoding monocarboxylate transporter 7-like, producing IPPFRLLAFSALRDHIGWRHTITVIGALQSIIIICGVLLRPIIIKPSASQKTETQELSPKEQDTLGAQESIEGKNPEEPKTIMDSHVQNTTYSLDNELTRSSVSTRDSGVQSLNDTEDKTLLQKHVESGGAEVKRSETGEEKKNEGAEGQCAKDEAKVSAKKLLDFSILRECNFIFYCMFGLFATLGFFAPQLYIIELSVSRGVGRDRATYMLSTMAVAEIMGRFSIGWIMSRDKLRKRKLHVLLVCVIAMTADLVGFTLVREFYGLAVCCALYGFFMGTLACTHIPLLAEDDVVGIERMSSAAGVYVFIHSFAGLAGPPLGGVLVDVTQNYGSAFYSCAAGMALSAVFLGLVKPAKKGLICGKRSSRDNTGVLNPQWDESKEQSGEHQQDKAPSPHNSSQAVANSDHMDATGDEEKIIS from the exons ATTCCTCCTTTCCGACTCTTAGCCTTCTCCGCTCTGAGGGACCATATTGGCTGGCGACATACTATCACAGTGATAGGAGCTTTGcagagcatcatcatcatctgtggcGTTCTGCTTCGGCCCATCATTATAAAACCCAGCGCGTCCCAAAAGACGGAGACTCAAGAGTTGTCGCCAAAGGAGCAGGACACACTCGGTGCACAGGAGAGCATAGAGGGCAAAAACCCAGAAGAACCCAAGACCATCATGGACTCACATGTGCAAAACACTACCTACAGTCTGGACAACGAGCTGACCAGAAGCTCTGTGAGCACCAGAGACTCTGGCGTCCAGTCTCTTAACGACACAGAGGATAAGACTTTACTGCAGAAACACGTGGAAAGCGGGGGCGCAGAGGTTAAGAGATCTGAAAcaggggaggagaaaaagaatgaaGGCGCAGAGGGACAGTGTGCGAAGGATGAGGCGAAGGTCTCTGCAAAGAAGCTTCTGGACTTCTCCATCCTCAGAGAGTGCAACTTCATCTTCTACTGCATGTTCGGGCTCTTCGCCACACTCGGCTTCTTCGCCCCTCAGCTCTACATCATTGAGCTGAGTGTGAGTCGAGGCGTGGGGCGGGACCGCGCCACCTACATGCTCTCCACCATGGCAGTGGCTGAGATCATGGGCCGCTTCTCCATCGGGTGGATCATGTCGCGTGACAAGCTCAGGAAGAGGAAGCTGCATGTTCTTCTGGTGTGTGTGATTGCAATGACTGCAGATCTGGTGGGATTTACTCTGGTCAGGGAGTTCTATGGACTGGCTGTGTGCTGCGCGCTGTACGGCTTCTTCATGGGGACGCTGGCGTGCACGCACATCCCCCTGCTGGCCGAGGACGATGTGGTCGGCATAGAGAGGATGTCTTCGGCTGCTGGTGTCTACGTGTTCATACATAGCTTTGCCGGCCTGGCTGGACCCCCACTTGGAg GTGTGCTGGTGGATGTGACTCAAAACTACGGATCAGCCTTCTACTCGTGTGCGGCCGGCATGGCGCTGAGCGCCGTCTTCCTCGGTTTGGTCAAACCCGCCAAGAAAGGATTAATCTGTGGGAAGAGAAGCTCAAGAGACAACACGGGCGTTCTAAATCCACAGTGGGACGAGTCCAAGGAACAGAGTGGAGAACATCAACAGGACAAAGCTCCCAGTCCTCACAATTCTTCTCAAGCAGTGGCCAACTCCGACCACATGGACGCCACCGGCGATGAGGAGAAAATCATAAGTTAA